In Microcoleus sp. FACHB-831, the DNA window TTGGAACGCCAGTTGAGTTCGATGTGGGAAAAAGCTTTAGGCGTAAAGCCAATCGGCGTGACGGACAACTTCTTCGATCTGGGGGGGAACTCGCTGATGGCAGTGCAGATATTCGCCTCAATTGACAAAGAATTCGGCAAAAGTCTGCCTCTGGCTATTCTGTTCGAGATGCCGACAATTGAGCAACTGGCAACACTTCTGGGTGAGGGAGAAAAATCGGCTACGCGATCGCTGGTGGCAATTCAGCCCAAAGGTTCCAAACCCCCTTTATTCTGCGTTCACGGAGCAGGCGGTCACGTCCTCAACTACCGCGATTTAGCGCGTTATTTGGGTTCGGATCAACCAGTTTACGGGCTGGAAGACGAGAGACTGGAGGCAAACCAATTCCACCCCATCCAAATTGAGGATATGGCGGCGGGCTACATAAAAGAGATACAGACTATCCAGCCCAAAGGACCTTATTTTCTAATAGGCTACTCCTATGGAGGCATAGTAGCCTACGAGATGGCGCAACAACTCCACGCCCAAGGCGAGAAAGTAGCTATGTTGACGTTGTTAGATACACTCGCGCCGGGGGGACTGAAAGTATTGCCAATTCACAAGCGAATCTGGTGCCACTTGAATAACTTTTTACGAATTGGCCCGACTTACTTTGTGAATAAGGTAAATAAGAGGATGGACACTATCAAAAAAAGCCTCCAGGCCATTTACTACAAGTTTTACCCTCGTGGCGATCGCCCCTTGCCCCGCGCCATCCGCTACTTACTCGTCGAAAAGGCCAACACCAAAGCTGGAATGAATTATATGCCGCAAGTCTATGAGGGTCGTGTTAACTTTTTTCTAGCTGTAGATGAACCTCCCCCTGTTGGACATTACTTTGAACCGCTATTGGGCTGGAGCAATCTGATTGGTGAAGAATGGGCGATCCATGAGATTCCTGGGGAACACACGAACTTGTTAGAAGACGCTTACACGCAGGTGTTGGCTGAAAAATTGCAATCTTGCATAGATAAGGAGCAGGCGGATACTTTAGCCTTCGAGAAGGGATAAATCTTCTCTACCTACTGCTGTCTACCTGATAGAAAATACTTTCGAGGAGCTGCGATGTCTTCATCAGGACATCGCCAAAAATCTTGTCAAAGAAACCCGGTTTCTGGGTATAGAAACCGGGTTTCTAGCCTCAGCGTGCGCGTTCCATTACGCGATCGCAGCTCCTCGATCCGCGAGGGTTCTTGGCGGCTGAATATTTGTATAAAAAATCACCGCTTTTTTCCAAAACGACTATATATTTAGGTAGATGATTTAAACGGTTAAATTAAAGGCAGAGGTTGAATTAAAGAGTATAATGGGCAATCCTAGCTTTGAGAGAGTACATCAGTTATTTGAGTTACAGGTGGAGCAAACCCCGGATGCGATCGCTGTGATATTTGGACAACAGCAGCGGACTTATCGAGAACTCAATGCCAACGCCAACCAGCTGGCGAACTATCTCATCAAGCGCGGCGTGACACCTGAAGTACGAGTAGGAATTTGCGCGGAACGTTCCCTCGATTTTGTAGTAGGAATTCTGGGTATTCTCAAAGCGGGTGGTGCCTATGTTCCCATAGATCCAACCTATCCAAAAGAACGTCTTGCTTTCATATTGGAAGAAACTCAGGTGCCAATCATGTTAGCTCAGAGGCAGTTGGTAGAGAAGTTTCCCCATCATAAAGCATCAATTGTTTGCCTTGACACAGATAGCGCCGATATTACAAGAGAAAGTGAAGAAACTCCACTTAGTCAAGTGACAGCGCAGAACCTGGCCTATATAATGTATACCTCTGGTTCCACTGGCAAGCCAAAAGGGGTGCAAATTACTCACGCTAGCGTGGGGCATTATATTCAGTCAATCAACAATGTGTTGCAGGTAAATGCTGAAGATGTCTATCTCCACACGGCATCTTTCTCATTTTCTTCCTCGGTTAGGCAGTTTATGGTGCCTCTGTCTCAGGGAGCCAAAATTGTCATTGCCAGCTATGAACAAACAAGAAACCCTCTGAGCCTTTTCGAGCTGATTCAGAAACAGGGTGTAACAGTCTTTGACACCGTTCAGTCGGTTTGGCGTTATGGACTTCAGGCATTAGCAAATCTGGACGAAGTATCCAAAGAAGCGCTCCTGAAATCTAACTTGCGACTGCTCGTGTTTTCAGGTGGATTACTGCCATATGAACTGGTCAAAAAAGTACGCGACGAGTTAAAAAATAAACCGCGCATTGTCAACGTTTACGGTCAAACAGAAACGATAGGGGTCTGTGCTTATACCATCCCAGCTGAATTTGACCAAGAACAAGGATATGTACCAGTGGGAAAACCCTATCCCCACATCCAAGCCTATATCCTCGACGAGCATCTCCAGCCGGTTCCGGTTGGGGAGACTGGGGAGCTGCATATTGCTGGGGAAGCATTGGCTCGCGGGTATTTCAACCGAGGCGACCTTACAGATGAAAAATTTATTCCCAATTTCTTTGAAAAGTCAGGGGTCGGTCGTCAGGAGTTGGTCGTCCGAACTACTGCTGAATCTCACGAGCATTTTAATAATCTAAAATCGGCATTCTCTGGCGATCGCCAGGGAACGAGCCAAAGTCCAGAGAAAGAAAAATCGCGGCTGTACAAGACTGGGGACTTAGCCCGCTACCTGCCCGATGGCAACATCGAGTGCCGGGGTCGATGCGACTACCAAGTAAAAATTCGCGGTATGCGCGTCGAGTTGGGAGAAATTGAGACGGTACTATTGCAACACCCAGGTGTGCGGGAGAATGTAGTTGTAGCAAGAGAGGACGTTCCTGGAGATCTGCGCCTAGTGGCTTATATAGTGGCAGACTTCTGGGTTGAGCGCGTGCCGTTCGTGAATACGTGCCTGTGCCAGGTGAGCGGAGGCGAGTGGGTAAAAGTAAGCACGGTGGATCTATCCTTTAGTGGCATCGGGCTGGCAAATGTGCCAGCTACCTGGAAGGAAGGCCAAGACGTGAGGCTGCGCTTGCAACTGCCGAATGTTTCTGACGAGGTGTTGCTCGACGGAAACGTAGTCTGGCGGTCGGGAAAAAACGCCGGGATGCGGTTAGCGATCGCGCCACAGGAACAGGCTTGGCTGCGTCAGACATTCAAGCGCATCGCCCAAAGCCAGCAATTGCTGGTGAGCGACATTCGCCGCGAAGCAGTTCGGGTGCCGTTCGCGAACGTAGCAAGCGTGGAATTCGAGTCGGGTCGCACCATAGAGGTGACTACAGAAAATATCTCATGCGGCGGCATCCGCCTGGTCGCGATCGCAGCCGATATCTGGAAAGAAGGCCAAAGCCTCCGCCTGTGCCTGCAACTGCCAGGAGTTCCACAAAAGCTGTGGTTTGAGGGAACTGTCGCCTATAGCTTTGGGGAAGGCGCTGGGATTAAGTTCAATCTCACGCCGACACAGCAGGCTGTACTCTATAAGAGCGTGGAGTACATCATTGAAGCGAAGAGCGTCTCGCTGAAGCGCTTGCGCTCTTTCCTAACAGAGAAACTGCCTGATTACACGATCCCTTCTGCCTTCGTGCTGCTGGATGCCCTGCCACTAACGCCTAATGGAAAAGTAGATCGCCTATCGCTACCAGCTCCTGACCAGCAAGGCTCTAATATGGAAAGAGCCTTAGTGGCTCCTAGGAACGCCTTGGAACTCGAGTTGACGCAGATTTGGGAAAAAATTTTGGGTATCAAGCCCATCAGCGTAACAGACAATTTTTTCGAGCTGGGGGGGCACTCACTGCTAGCGGCGCAGATATTCGCCTCAATTGACAAAAAATTCGGCAAAAGTCTGCCTCTGGCTATTCTGTTCGAGCTGCCGACAATTGAGCAACTGGCAACACTTCTGGGTGAGGGAGAAAAGTCAGTTTCTCGGCGATCTCTCGTGGCAATTCAGCCCAAAGGTTCCAAACCACCTCTGTTCTGCCTTCATGGGGCTGGGGGCCACGTCCTCAACTACCGCGATTTAGGGCGTTATTTGGATGCCTCTCAACCAGTTTACGGGCTGCAAGACGAGAGGCTGGAGGCAAAACAAGTCCATCAATTGCCGATTGAGGAAATGGCGATCGAGTATATCAAAGAAATACGCACTATCCAGCCATCTGGGCCTTATTTTCTAGTAGGTTACTCCTTTGGAGGTTTAGTTGCCTACGAGATGGCGCAACAATTGCACGCTGCGGGTGAGAAAGTAGCTATGTTGACCTTGTTGGATACACGCGCTCCGGGTGCAGTCAAAGTATTGTCAACCCAGAAGCGAATCTTGTGTCACTGGAATAACTTTTTACGAGTTGGCCCGACTTACTTTGTGAAGAAGGTGAAGAGGAGGTTTGGGAGTATCACAAACAGCATAAAGGAGATTTACTTCAAGTTTTACCCTGATAGCGATCGCCCCTTGCCCCGCGCCATCCGCTACTTCCTCGTCGAAGCGATCAACACAAAAGCTGCAAGAAATTATATACCGCAAGTCTACGAGGGTCGTGTTAACCTTTTTCTGGCTGTAGATGAACCTCCCCCTGTTGGACATTACTTTGAACCGCTATTGGGCTGGGGCAATCTGATTGGTGAAAAATGGGATATCCACGAGATTCCTGGGGAACACCTGAATTTTTTAGAAGACAGTAACGCACAGTTGTTGGCTGCAAAATTGCAATCTTGCATAGATAAGGCGCAGAATTATGAAAGATGAATTATGAATTCATCGCTGAAATGCGAATTTTCCAACAGCCAGACCGTTTGCAATCTAAAAACATCCTCCAAAATCTAAAATCAAAAATGATATTAGCGCTTGGGGGCGCTATCAAGTGCCCTAGCGATCGCATTCCACGCTAGTTTGGGTTTTAGGTCAGCATCCATTGGCAGAGGGCGGACAGCAGCACCATCTGAGCGGGACTGAAAATCGGAAAGCCAGGTTACGCGATCGCTCAGTCCCCAGGTTAGCACGGCGATTACTGCTGGCTCGTCTAGGGCGACTGCGAGATAATCTTCCAGGGAAGCGGCGACAATGCGATCGCGCACTGCCGTATTTTTGGGTAAATTTTTGTCCGTTACATCCAACTCGGTAATCAGAATCTTCAGACCCATACTAGCCACATTACTGAAAAACTCGCGCAACTTTTTAGAGTTAAAGCGAGTTTCACCGCCCAACAAATGAGCCTGAATTCCCAAAGCTTGCACTGGCGTTCCCTTTGATTTCAGACGCTCTAACAACTTTAAAACTGCTGTCCTCTTGGCTTCATCTTCAGGAGTGTCATATTCCAGGCCAAAATCGTTGTAGACTAACAATGCTTTGGGGTCAGTTTCAGCAGCAACTCGAAAAGCGGTGTCAATATAATTTGGGCCTAAAAGTTCCAACCAAGGCGTTTTTCGCAAATTATCCTGTCGTTTTTCGTAAGTAGCGATCGCCTCATTCACCACATCCCACGAGTGCATTTTCCCCGCATAACGCCCTGCTACTGTCTTAATATGCTTCACCAAAACCTGTTCGGCATTTTGGCTGTTTACAGTATCCTTAAACCAGGGCGGTAAAGACTCGTGCCAGACTAAAGTATGTCCTCGATAAAGCAAGCTATTTGTTTTAGCAAATTGAGCCATCCAATCCGCTTCAGTAAAGTCAAATTTATCCGGGTTGGGACGCAGGGGAACGCCTGGAACATACCATTTTAGTCCCCATTCTGGGACAAGAATCCCACACTCTCTCACAAAACAATTAGCAAGTTTGGCGTCTGAAAGTAAAGCCGGGTATCGCATCGCCGCCCCATAAATCAAACCTTTAGCAGCAGCACGCTCCTTTAAAGAAGCTTCCCCAACCGCTGTAAAGTCCCGCTTTGGATCGTCAAGCGCTTCAATTTGGTAGCTCAAATACTTCGATCTACCCATTCCCAGCGTACCCATACTCGCCAAAGTTCCCAATCCTAACAAAAGGGCACGCCGTCTGCTCACTAACGGATGTTTAGGCATTTAGAATAATTCCTTATTCAGACTTAGAAAAACCCAGCCGCTGTCGCAGCACCAGCAAAATAAAGAGGGGATTGCCGATGATGTAACGTTTCCACAAGCGACCGGGTTCAACTATCAGGCGAAAGAACCATTCTAAACCTGTTTTCTGCATCCAAATTGGCGCTCTTGTCACCATACCAGCAACTAGCTCAAAGCTGACTCCAATACCAACTGAAACTGGCACTCCTAGTTCGCGATAATTGGCATATGTCCATTTTTCTTGTTTTGGAGCGCCGAGTCCGACAAACAGGATATGGGGTGCGGCTGCTATTATTTTGGAGTTAATCAGTGCTAGTTCTTCTGGTTTTGATTCAAAGCCATAGGAGGGACAATAAGTACCTGCAATTTTAAGATTTGGATGCCGCGCCACGAGAGTTTCTGCTGCTTTATCGGCGGCGCCAGGACGACCGCCTAGCAGAAATATTTTCAATTTTTTTTCAGCCGCGATCGCGCACAGTTTTTCAAACAAATCTGTACCATTAACTCTATCCTTTAATGGTGTCTTCAAAAATTTAGCTGCCCATAGCAACGGAACGCCATCTGGCACTACTAAAAAAGCGTGACGATATATTTCCCGAAAGTGGGCATCCTCCTGTAAACTCAGAACGTGCTGTGCATTCGGAGTCACCACATATTCTGGTTTACCGCCTGCGATCGTATGCTCCACAATCCGTTCCACTACTTCATTGAAACTATATCTATCAATCGCCACACCGCAGATATTTATCCTCATTTGCTACCTCACTTTTATATTGTGTTAAAAGTCCTCGTCATCTCTACTTCGAGCTTCAGGAATATACCCAGCCTAATTCTCACAATTATTTGTGGTAGTTTTTATCATGCTGAAGCTTTATCCCTGTGGTTTTATTTAAAGTCCCTTTAGAGCTTTAATATCCGACACCACACCTTCAATAACCTTATAACCAAACATAGACTCAAGCAATTCTCGATCTGCATTAGTCGTGACGGAATTTGACAAAGCTTTGATTACTTCTGCTGCAAAAGATTGCGCGTCAGCGGCAATTTTAAAATACTGCCGAACCTCTTCTGGCAACCCCGATACTCCCTCCGGGGTAGAAACAAGAGGTTTCCCGTATATCAGCATTTCTATGGACTTTATCTTAACACCGCTACCTTTTAAAACCGGATTGATCAGAACTCGCCCCGACTGGTAAATTTCTACAGCTGACACCGGATTGATGCTCAGATCGACTCCTTCGACTTCCTCACATAGCTGCTTTATTTCCTTCCCCGGATTTAACCCTGCTATTAACACTCTAATCTTCGGTAAATTAGCGCGTATAATAGGTATGACATCATTCAAAAACCAAACTACCCCAGCCGCGTTATTTTCTAAAGATAAATTACCTAAAAATACAAGATCGTAGATAGGGTATTTTGGCGTGGTGCTGTATTCTGGAAACTCAACAATAGGCGGCAACCAACGCCCATTACTGTAACCCTGACTTTGCCAGAACTTTAAGTCGTCAGCAGATATATCGTAGAATAAAGTACTATTTTTGAGAAGGTTTTTCTCGTATTTTTCTAAATTACTAACTGATAAAAATCTTTTTATTTTATTTTTCAAGCCGCGTGCAGATGCCAGCATTCGACGGTAGTAAAGGTGTTCGATGTTGTGGGAGCGAGTAAATAGGGGCACATTTAAGCGTTTGCTCAAAGCAGTTGCAATTTCTCCGCCGTGAATGCCATCGAGCAAAATAACATCGGGATTAAAAGCGCGGACATCATAAAGCAGGGAATTTAATTGTTTTCCTCTAATAATTCTAGAAGTCACCTCTAAAGGATAATATAGTAAGTCAACGATTCGACGAACGCGATCGCCTAGTGTACGTTTAATCGGTACGATACAGAGTTGTTTCACATACTTGTTAATTTCAGCTATTTCCTCATGTGTCGGTGGAGTATCGTACCACCAGCAGATTAGTTGAAGATCTACACCAAAATGAGAGAAAGCTTTTAGTCGGCGCCACATATCTATCCGTCCGCCATGAATTGGGGGGTAAGGAATTTCGTGACATACTACAGTAATCTTCATAAATTTGGTAGCTTGTAGGATTGCTAGGTTATTTTCTAGATAGAGCGATCGCGAAGCCACTAACTATCTCGCCTGCTCCTGAACAATGCGGCGTTTTTGGCGATCGCCAGTCATCTTTAAAGCAACATTCTCCATCTGAGTGTAGAGTCGCTGCGGTAAAAGCCAAAGCAAATAAGAAGCACCTAATGTCAAACCTGTGCGACGGGGTTCGTCAACAAGAATGCGCCAGTAAGTAGCCAAAGCGCGATGACTTAATTGCACAGCCATCGAACCATCTTTCAGAGTTA includes these proteins:
- a CDS encoding amino acid adenylation domain-containing protein, with amino-acid sequence MGNPSFERVHQLFELQVEQTPDAIAVIFGQQQRTYRELNANANQLANYLIKRGVTPEVRVGICAERSLDFVVGILGILKAGGAYVPIDPTYPKERLAFILEETQVPIMLAQRQLVEKFPHHKASIVCLDTDSADITRESEETPLSQVTAQNLAYIMYTSGSTGKPKGVQITHASVGHYIQSINNVLQVNAEDVYLHTASFSFSSSVRQFMVPLSQGAKIVIASYEQTRNPLSLFELIQKQGVTVFDTVQSVWRYGLQALANLDEVSKEALLKSNLRLLVFSGGLLPYELVKKVRDELKNKPRIVNVYGQTETIGVCAYTIPAEFDQEQGYVPVGKPYPHIQAYILDEHLQPVPVGETGELHIAGEALARGYFNRGDLTDEKFIPNFFEKSGVGRQELVVRTTAESHEHFNNLKSAFSGDRQGTSQSPEKEKSRLYKTGDLARYLPDGNIECRGRCDYQVKIRGMRVELGEIETVLLQHPGVRENVVVAREDVPGDLRLVAYIVADFWVERVPFVNTCLCQVSGGEWVKVSTVDLSFSGIGLANVPATWKEGQDVRLRLQLPNVSDEVLLDGNVVWRSGKNAGMRLAIAPQEQAWLRQTFKRIAQSQQLLVSDIRREAVRVPFANVASVEFESGRTIEVTTENISCGGIRLVAIAADIWKEGQSLRLCLQLPGVPQKLWFEGTVAYSFGEGAGIKFNLTPTQQAVLYKSVEYIIEAKSVSLKRLRSFLTEKLPDYTIPSAFVLLDALPLTPNGKVDRLSLPAPDQQGSNMERALVAPRNALELELTQIWEKILGIKPISVTDNFFELGGHSLLAAQIFASIDKKFGKSLPLAILFELPTIEQLATLLGEGEKSVSRRSLVAIQPKGSKPPLFCLHGAGGHVLNYRDLGRYLDASQPVYGLQDERLEAKQVHQLPIEEMAIEYIKEIRTIQPSGPYFLVGYSFGGLVAYEMAQQLHAAGEKVAMLTLLDTRAPGAVKVLSTQKRILCHWNNFLRVGPTYFVKKVKRRFGSITNSIKEIYFKFYPDSDRPLPRAIRYFLVEAINTKAARNYIPQVYEGRVNLFLAVDEPPPVGHYFEPLLGWGNLIGEKWDIHEIPGEHLNFLEDSNAQLLAAKLQSCIDKAQNYER
- a CDS encoding endo-1,4-beta-xylanase yields the protein MPKHPLVSRRRALLLGLGTLASMGTLGMGRSKYLSYQIEALDDPKRDFTAVGEASLKERAAAKGLIYGAAMRYPALLSDAKLANCFVRECGILVPEWGLKWYVPGVPLRPNPDKFDFTEADWMAQFAKTNSLLYRGHTLVWHESLPPWFKDTVNSQNAEQVLVKHIKTVAGRYAGKMHSWDVVNEAIATYEKRQDNLRKTPWLELLGPNYIDTAFRVAAETDPKALLVYNDFGLEYDTPEDEAKRTAVLKLLERLKSKGTPVQALGIQAHLLGGETRFNSKKLREFFSNVASMGLKILITELDVTDKNLPKNTAVRDRIVAASLEDYLAVALDEPAVIAVLTWGLSDRVTWLSDFQSRSDGAAVRPLPMDADLKPKLAWNAIARALDSAPKR
- a CDS encoding WecB/TagA/CpsF family glycosyltransferase, producing MRINICGVAIDRYSFNEVVERIVEHTIAGGKPEYVVTPNAQHVLSLQEDAHFREIYRHAFLVVPDGVPLLWAAKFLKTPLKDRVNGTDLFEKLCAIAAEKKLKIFLLGGRPGAADKAAETLVARHPNLKIAGTYCPSYGFESKPEELALINSKIIAAAPHILFVGLGAPKQEKWTYANYRELGVPVSVGIGVSFELVAGMVTRAPIWMQKTGLEWFFRLIVEPGRLWKRYIIGNPLFILLVLRQRLGFSKSE
- a CDS encoding glycosyltransferase, whose amino-acid sequence is MKITVVCHEIPYPPIHGGRIDMWRRLKAFSHFGVDLQLICWWYDTPPTHEEIAEINKYVKQLCIVPIKRTLGDRVRRIVDLLYYPLEVTSRIIRGKQLNSLLYDVRAFNPDVILLDGIHGGEIATALSKRLNVPLFTRSHNIEHLYYRRMLASARGLKNKIKRFLSVSNLEKYEKNLLKNSTLFYDISADDLKFWQSQGYSNGRWLPPIVEFPEYSTTPKYPIYDLVFLGNLSLENNAAGVVWFLNDVIPIIRANLPKIRVLIAGLNPGKEIKQLCEEVEGVDLSINPVSAVEIYQSGRVLINPVLKGSGVKIKSIEMLIYGKPLVSTPEGVSGLPEEVRQYFKIAADAQSFAAEVIKALSNSVTTNADRELLESMFGYKVIEGVVSDIKALKGL